In Acidimicrobiia bacterium, a single genomic region encodes these proteins:
- a CDS encoding 5'-3' exonuclease H3TH domain-containing protein has translation MQLHLIDGTYELFRAHFGQPARSAPDGSSIQATYGIVAATLGLLDLPEVTHVAAAFDTVIESFRNDMFPGYKTSAGMDPELLAQFPVAEDAMRAIGVTVWSMIEWETDDAIATAAVRWADDFDKVVVHSPDKDMFQLYGHPTVVGYNRREQAFIDADDVVAKFGIGPGSIPDYLALVGDSADGYPGLPGWGAKSTSAVLAEYGRIEDIPDDAAEWGVAVRGAANLAATLAAGRAEAALYKDLAVLRTDVPLAETIEDLEWHGVPRSEFEAMCEAHGFTQLRSRPRRWRA, from the coding sequence ATGCAGCTCCACCTCATCGACGGCACCTATGAGCTCTTCCGGGCCCACTTTGGGCAGCCGGCCAGGTCGGCGCCGGACGGCTCGTCGATCCAGGCGACCTACGGCATCGTGGCGGCGACGCTCGGGCTGCTCGACCTACCCGAGGTGACCCACGTCGCCGCCGCCTTCGACACGGTGATCGAGTCGTTCCGTAACGACATGTTCCCCGGATACAAGACGAGCGCCGGCATGGACCCCGAGCTGCTCGCTCAGTTCCCGGTCGCCGAGGACGCCATGCGGGCGATCGGCGTGACCGTCTGGTCGATGATCGAGTGGGAGACGGACGACGCCATCGCCACCGCGGCGGTGCGTTGGGCCGACGACTTCGACAAGGTCGTGGTCCACAGCCCCGACAAGGACATGTTCCAACTGTACGGGCACCCCACGGTCGTCGGATACAACCGGCGGGAGCAGGCTTTCATCGACGCCGACGACGTCGTCGCCAAGTTCGGCATCGGCCCCGGCTCGATCCCCGATTACCTGGCCCTGGTCGGCGACAGCGCCGACGGATACCCCGGCCTTCCCGGATGGGGGGCGAAGAGCACATCGGCGGTCCTCGCCGAATACGGGCGCATCGAGGACATCCCGGACGACGCAGCCGAGTGGGGCGTCGCCGTGCGGGGAGCGGCCAACCTGGCGGCCACCCTGGCCGCCGGTCGGGCCGAGGCGGCGCTCTACAAGGACCTCGCCGTGCTCCGCACCGACGTCCCGCTCGCCGAGACGATCGAGGACCTCGAATGGCACGGCGTCCCCCGCTCCGAGTTCGAGGCGATGTGCGAGGCACACGGGTTCACGCAGCTGCGCTCGCGGCCGAGGCGCTGGCGGGCCTGA